Proteins encoded in a region of the Isoalcanivorax pacificus W11-5 genome:
- a CDS encoding protein adenylyltransferase SelO family protein yields the protein MPTDQPASSMNPLHTLRFDNRYRALPGSLHADVTPQPLAAPRTLAARSDDCLALIGLPPDEVSDTALLEAFSGERLLPGMAPLAQKYTGHQFGVYNPDLGDGRGLLLGEVVLPDGSRRDLHLKGAGKTPFSRMGDGRAVLRSSIREFLASEALAALGISTTRALCVIGSDEPVYRETRETGAMLLRVARTHVRFGHFEYLHHSDQLDVLPQLLDYVIDLHLPALRDAENPARELFRTVVHRTAHMIAGWQNAGFAHGVMNSDNMSILGETFDYGPYGFLDAFEPGFICNHSDWQGRYAFNRQPEIGLWNLNCLAHGFSTLMRREHLVDALKEYEDAFHNQYLALLRARLGLAQPHPQDAELIGDLLGLMSADRADYTRSFRGLCEFDRHSLATPAQDEFRDTVAFRNWSKRYADRLAQEDSQDDARAAAMRAANPKYVLRNYLAETAIRQAQAGDFSEVMRLHRLLRTPFAEQPAMQDYAALPPDWGRHLEISCSS from the coding sequence ATGCCCACAGACCAGCCTGCCTCATCCATGAATCCGCTGCACACGCTCCGGTTCGACAACCGTTACCGCGCCCTGCCCGGCAGCCTGCATGCTGACGTGACACCGCAACCACTGGCCGCTCCCCGCACCCTGGCCGCGCGCAGCGACGACTGCCTCGCGCTGATCGGATTGCCGCCAGACGAGGTCAGCGATACCGCCCTGCTGGAGGCGTTTTCCGGTGAACGGCTGCTGCCCGGCATGGCACCGCTGGCACAGAAATACACCGGCCACCAGTTCGGCGTGTACAACCCGGACCTCGGCGACGGCCGCGGCCTGTTGCTGGGCGAAGTGGTACTGCCGGACGGTTCACGCCGCGACCTGCACCTGAAAGGCGCCGGCAAGACGCCGTTCTCGCGCATGGGCGATGGCCGCGCCGTGCTGCGTTCATCGATCCGCGAATTCCTCGCCAGCGAAGCACTGGCTGCGCTCGGCATCAGCACCACCCGCGCCCTGTGCGTGATCGGTTCCGACGAGCCGGTATACCGCGAAACCCGCGAGACCGGCGCCATGCTGTTGCGGGTGGCGCGCACCCATGTGCGCTTCGGTCACTTCGAATACCTGCATCACAGCGACCAGCTCGACGTGCTGCCGCAGTTGCTCGATTACGTGATTGACCTGCATCTGCCAGCCCTGCGCGACGCCGAAAACCCGGCACGCGAACTGTTCCGTACCGTGGTACACCGCACCGCCCACATGATTGCCGGCTGGCAGAACGCGGGCTTTGCCCACGGCGTGATGAACTCCGACAACATGAGCATTCTTGGCGAAACCTTCGACTACGGGCCGTACGGTTTCCTGGACGCGTTTGAACCGGGTTTTATCTGCAACCATTCCGACTGGCAGGGCCGCTATGCCTTCAACCGCCAGCCGGAAATCGGGCTGTGGAATCTGAATTGCCTGGCGCACGGGTTTTCCACCCTGATGCGCCGCGAACATCTCGTCGACGCGCTGAAAGAATACGAGGACGCCTTCCACAACCAGTACCTGGCCCTGCTGCGCGCCCGCCTGGGGCTGGCCCAGCCACACCCGCAGGACGCCGAACTGATCGGCGACCTGCTCGGCCTGATGAGCGCCGACCGCGCCGACTACACACGCAGCTTCCGGGGCCTGTGCGAGTTTGATCGCCACAGCCTGGCCACACCGGCACAGGATGAATTCCGCGACACCGTCGCCTTCCGCAACTGGTCAAAACGCTACGCCGACCGGCTCGCGCAGGAAGACAGCCAGGACGATGCCCGTGCCGCCGCCATGCGCGCCGCCAATCCGAAATATGTACTGCGGAATTATCTGGCCGAAACCGCCATCCGGCAGGCACAGGCCGGCGATTTCAGCGAAGTGATGCGGCTGCACCGGCTGCTGCGGACACCGTTCGCCGAGCAGCCGGCCATGCAGGACTATGCCGCACTGCCGCCCGACTGGGGGCGGCATCTGGAGATCAGTTGTTCGTCCTGA
- a CDS encoding DUF4282 domain-containing protein has product MVTPKDADTAPARKSAREKFHFGIIWVVQYWRELFNFRFDKYMIIQVIPGVYGLALVAIGCGLLYLCVEAFFQSTWRGLFYLVFAAPLTFLVLASVLRALLEFYMVVFRISEHVDELVGIRDTVDRLSGISDSVDEMAALTRRIPFWRALTGAGKPRQRVPDGARRRPEQGDSTPRSDNGNGKPPRPPE; this is encoded by the coding sequence ATGGTAACCCCAAAAGACGCCGACACCGCTCCGGCCCGCAAGAGCGCACGTGAAAAATTCCACTTCGGCATTATCTGGGTGGTGCAGTACTGGCGCGAGCTGTTCAACTTCCGTTTTGACAAGTACATGATCATCCAGGTCATTCCCGGTGTGTACGGGCTGGCGCTGGTGGCCATCGGCTGCGGCCTGCTGTACCTGTGTGTGGAGGCCTTTTTCCAGTCCACCTGGCGCGGGCTGTTCTATCTGGTATTCGCGGCGCCATTGACGTTTCTGGTGCTGGCTTCGGTGCTGCGCGCCCTGCTGGAATTCTACATGGTGGTGTTCCGTATTTCCGAACACGTGGACGAACTGGTCGGTATCCGCGATACCGTCGACCGGCTCTCCGGCATCAGCGATTCCGTGGATGAAATGGCCGCACTGACACGCCGCATTCCGTTCTGGCGCGCCCTGACCGGCGCCGGCAAGCCGCGCCAGCGCGTCCCGGACGGCGCGCGCCGCCGCCCCGAGCAAGGCGACAGCACGCCGCGCAGCGACAACGGCAACGGCAAGCCACCACGCCCCCCCGAATGA
- a CDS encoding DUF2804 domain-containing protein yields MFDNSDNNTARLIDARGQVAFGLFPGSVADINGREADYRTPMGRPASRLARHFNYKQFQYFGVISDDLLAGCALADTAWMGIAFFYLFEPATGRLVEHTWRSPMSRALRMSASPVEGESVFQQQGVDIRMGYQPHNGGLRKTLSVTLPSLTLQAQMDESAAYEPMSICTRTGVNGWVYANKVAGVDVSGTLQRDGSTLSLSDLHACGHHDFSAGYMRRETFWNWACLSGHAGGHRLGLNLSCGVNETSFTENCLWLDDRLIKVDTTVFDYQRDNLLAPWQVRSNDGQVALTFEPLGNHREHLNLGLFATNFNQLFGRFTGEIRLADGETLAVRNLFGFVEEQYAKW; encoded by the coding sequence TGTTTCCCGGCAGCGTGGCAGACATCAACGGCCGCGAGGCCGACTACCGCACGCCCATGGGCCGCCCGGCCAGCCGTCTTGCCCGGCATTTCAATTACAAACAGTTCCAGTATTTTGGCGTGATCAGCGACGATCTGCTGGCCGGCTGCGCACTGGCCGACACTGCCTGGATGGGCATCGCGTTTTTCTATCTGTTCGAGCCCGCGACCGGCCGGCTGGTGGAACACACCTGGCGCTCGCCGATGAGTCGCGCGTTGCGCATGTCGGCGTCCCCGGTCGAGGGCGAGAGTGTGTTTCAGCAACAGGGGGTGGATATTCGCATGGGTTACCAGCCGCACAACGGCGGCCTGCGCAAGACGCTTTCGGTCACCTTGCCATCGCTGACATTGCAGGCGCAGATGGACGAAAGCGCCGCCTATGAACCGATGTCGATCTGCACGCGCACCGGCGTCAACGGTTGGGTGTACGCCAATAAAGTCGCTGGCGTCGATGTCAGCGGCACATTGCAACGTGACGGCAGCACACTGTCACTGAGCGATCTCCATGCCTGCGGCCATCACGACTTTTCCGCCGGCTACATGCGCCGCGAAACCTTCTGGAACTGGGCCTGCCTGAGCGGCCATGCCGGTGGTCACCGGCTCGGGCTGAATCTCTCCTGCGGCGTCAACGAAACCAGTTTTACCGAGAACTGCCTGTGGCTGGATGACCGGCTGATCAAGGTCGACACCACCGTGTTCGACTACCAGCGTGACAATCTGCTGGCGCCCTGGCAGGTACGCAGCAATGACGGCCAGGTGGCGCTGACGTTCGAGCCGCTAGGCAATCATCGCGAACACCTGAACCTGGGTCTGTTCGCCACCAACTTCAATCAGCTGTTTGGCCGCTTCACTGGCGAAATTCGTCTTGCCGATGGCGAAACACTCGCAGTACGGAACCTGTTCGGTTTCGTTGAGGAACAGTACGCAAAATGGTAA